Proteins encoded in a region of the Camelina sativa cultivar DH55 unplaced genomic scaffold, Cs unpScaffold00724, whole genome shotgun sequence genome:
- the LOC104773892 gene encoding uncharacterized protein LOC104773892, protein MENKHNRNPGVRVVGRRVYDSKNGKSCHQCRQKTMDFVAPCKVRRMNNKLCPNKFCYKCLSNRYGENAEEVAKLDDWVCPQCRGICICSVCMTSRGLNPTGILVHKARACGLASVVELLEVEGPDKFAYQRKPKLIAASIEGSSSNSESVPGTEVETLDVPKEEKKAVGKRRRAKSSDKLKEEIQFEAPVVPQGTSLTCVSGIDIPTEEAGNVFQFFKFCTAFGNALSLKEGQAETVVRELFVCGCNTRRTQYCPIIQMMIQLLDLISHHREMSLTLSATDSSWFTAIGEILSQSEVLSDEFPPETFVAGVTEYEKMDASRRLKLLNFLCDESLGTKVMRDYIKSEIEECEDQKKEAKEKFAAAKEKEKKLKQKMQEDVAKAIMEKNGAPLSIEEHNVIMSQIRAAKEAHDEMMEAKGMTSQQTRICDAYRTKPIILYDNGLVLWKLKCYEEEPKFLLQDLGTFDDLCPHERWLAYKPEQKSEIERYISYKRCEN, encoded by the exons ATGGAGAACAAACATAATCGCAATCCTGGCGTTAGAGTCGTTGGAAGAAGAGTTTATGATTCCAAAAATGGCAAATCCTGTCACCAG tgTCGACAGAAGACTATGGACTTCGTCGCACCGTGCAAGGTCAGGAGGATGAATAACAAGCTATGCCCCAATAAGTTTTGTTACAAATGCTTATCAAAcag GTATGGTGAGAATGCAGAAGAAGTAGCAAAGTTGGACGACTGGGTATGTCCTCAATGTAGAGGCATATGCATCTGCAGCGTGTGCAT GACAAGCCGAGGGCTAAACCCCACTGGGATTTTGGTACATAAGGCTAGAGCTTGTGGGTTGGCTTCAGTCGTTGAGCTTCTTGAAGTTGAAGGGCCTGATAAGTTTGCTTATCAGAGGAAGCCAAAACTG ATTGCTGCTTCCATTGAAGGTAGTAGTAGCAATAGTGAATCTGTTCCAGGGACAGAAGTGGAAACATTAG ATGTTCccaaggaggagaagaaagcgGTGGGCAAGAGGAGGAGAGCCAAATCCAGTGACAAACTTAAAGAGGAGATTCAGTTTGAGGCTCCAGTAGTTCCTCAGGGTACAAGCTTGACTTGTGTATCAGGCATTGATATACCCACTGAAGAAGCTGGAAATGTATTCCAGTTTTTCAAGTTTTGCACAGCCTTTGGAAAC GCTCTTTCTTTGAAGGAAGGACAAGCTGAAACTGTTGTCCGTGAGCTTTTTGTATGTGGGTGTAACACAAGGAGAACCCAATACTGCCCTATTATCCAGATGATGATCCAGTTGTTGGATTTAATATCACATCATAGAGAGAT GTCCTTGACTCTAAGTGCAACTGACAGCAGTTGGTTCACTGCTATCGGAGAGATCCTATCGCAGTCAGAAGTTTTGAGTGATGAGTTCCCTCCTGAAACTTTTGTAGCGGGTGTTACTGAGTACGAGAAGATGGATGCATCGAGAAGGCTCAAGcttctaaatttcttatgtgATGAATCACTTGGCACAAA GGTAATGAGAGATTACATAAAAAGCGAAATTGAGGAGTGTGAAGACCagaaaaaagaagctaaagaaAAGTTTGCAGCAGCAAAGGAAAAG GAGAAGAAGCTCAAACAGAAGATGCAAGAGGATGTTGCCAAAGCCATTATGGAGAAAAATGGAGCTCCATTGTCCATTGAGGAACATAACGTAATCATGTCTCAAATAAGAGCCGCTAAAGAAGCTCATGACGAGATGATGGAAGCAAAAGGCATGACATCTCAAC AGACGCGTATATGTGATGCATATAGAACTAAACCAATTATATTGTATGATAATGGTCTTGTTCTTTGGAAACTCAAGTGCTATGAAGAAGAACCAAAATTTTTGCTTCAAG ATCTAGGGACATTTGATGATTTATGTCCACATGAAAGATGGTTAGCTTATAAGCCTGAACAGAaatcagagatagagagatatatCTCTTACAAGAG ATGTGAGAATTGA